One window of Vicinamibacterales bacterium genomic DNA carries:
- the gap gene encoding type I glyceraldehyde-3-phosphate dehydrogenase: MATKVGINGFGRIGRNIMRAALGAADIDFVAVNDLTNAGTLAHLLKYDSILGNLKSSIKASGDRITVDGDDFQVLSVKDPAQLPWKDLGVDIVFESTGLFTDRDAAAKHLAAGAKKVIITAPAKQPDITLVLGVNADKYDPKTHHIISNASCTTNCLAPMAKVLHETFGIKKGWMTTIHSYTNDQQLLDLPHKDLRRARAAALSMIPTTTGAALAVGEVLPELKGKLDGFAMRVPTPNVSVVDLAAILEKKTTAEEVNAAFKKAADGPLKGILEYVTEPLVSIDFRGNPHSSMIDSPYTKVMDGDFVKVLSWYDNEWGYSNRCVDLLRLMIEKGV, encoded by the coding sequence ATGGCAACGAAGGTCGGGATTAACGGATTCGGCCGCATCGGCCGCAACATCATGCGCGCCGCGCTCGGTGCCGCGGACATCGATTTCGTCGCGGTCAACGATCTGACGAACGCGGGCACACTCGCGCATCTGCTCAAGTACGATTCGATCCTCGGCAACCTGAAATCTTCGATCAAAGCGAGCGGCGATCGGATCACGGTCGACGGCGACGATTTCCAGGTGCTGTCGGTGAAGGATCCGGCGCAGCTCCCCTGGAAAGATCTCGGCGTCGACATCGTCTTCGAGTCGACCGGCCTGTTCACCGACCGTGATGCCGCCGCCAAGCACCTCGCCGCCGGCGCCAAGAAAGTCATCATCACCGCGCCCGCGAAGCAGCCGGACATCACGCTGGTGCTGGGCGTCAACGCCGACAAGTACGACCCGAAGACGCACCACATCATCTCCAACGCCTCGTGCACCACGAACTGCCTGGCGCCGATGGCGAAGGTGCTGCACGAGACGTTCGGCATCAAGAAGGGCTGGATGACGACCATCCATTCCTATACCAACGACCAGCAGCTGCTCGATCTGCCCCACAAGGACCTGCGGCGCGCCCGCGCGGCGGCGCTGTCGATGATCCCGACGACCACCGGCGCCGCGCTGGCGGTCGGGGAAGTGCTGCCGGAGCTGAAGGGCAAACTCGACGGCTTCGCGATGCGCGTCCCGACCCCCAACGTCTCGGTCGTCGATCTCGCCGCCATCCTCGAGAAGAAGACGACGGCGGAAGAGGTCAACGCCGCGTTCAAGAAGGCGGCGGACGGCCCGCTGAAGGGCATCCTCGAATACGTCACCGAACCGCTGGTCTCGATCGACTTCCGCGGCAATCCTCACTCGTCGATGATCGACTCGCCCTACACGAAAGTGATGGACGGCGATTT
- a CDS encoding 3-deoxy-D-manno-octulosonic acid transferase — protein sequence MYLLYSVLIVTFFLIMSPYLAWQAVRYRKYIGSLGERLGYLPITFNLDGEESIWIHAVSVGEVLTARALLPELRERYPRLRLFLSTTTMTGQQIARNSLQFVDGVFYFPFDLGFVVNRTLRLVKPRLFVMMETEIWPNLLRACEQQGVRTVLVNGRISSRSYPRYRLARPFLRRVLATVNRFCMQSDESARRIIDMGADPARVVVTGSLKFDSLEVPGTSTAADRGRNRVLRYFRIAPSRPVLIAASTMKGEEEPIFESFQRIRARLPETLLIIAPRKPERFGDVEQLARQGGWKVARRTELAVDAEPRQDVIVLDSIGELAQLYQVATAVFVGGSLVDQGGHNILEPAVFGKAIVFGPYMQNFAEIARTFIEHDAAIQIRSGRELEQALHALLTDPVRRARLGAAARALVEANRGARVKTMAAIGRVLPPQDSGNVRPFRVVH from the coding sequence GTGTATCTCCTATACAGCGTACTCATCGTCACATTCTTTCTGATCATGTCGCCGTACCTGGCGTGGCAGGCGGTGCGCTACCGGAAGTACATCGGTTCGCTCGGCGAGCGGCTGGGATACCTGCCGATCACCTTCAATCTCGACGGCGAGGAATCGATCTGGATCCATGCCGTGTCGGTCGGCGAAGTGCTGACCGCGCGCGCGCTGCTGCCCGAGCTGCGCGAACGCTATCCGCGTCTGCGGCTGTTCCTGTCGACGACCACCATGACCGGCCAGCAGATCGCGCGCAACAGCCTACAGTTCGTCGACGGCGTGTTCTATTTTCCCTTCGATCTCGGGTTCGTCGTCAACCGCACGCTGCGGCTCGTCAAGCCGCGTCTCTTCGTGATGATGGAGACGGAGATCTGGCCGAACCTGCTGCGCGCCTGCGAGCAGCAGGGCGTGCGCACCGTGCTGGTCAACGGCCGCATCTCGTCGCGCTCCTACCCGCGCTACCGGCTGGCGCGGCCGTTTCTGCGGCGTGTCCTCGCCACGGTCAATCGCTTCTGCATGCAGAGCGACGAATCGGCGCGGCGGATCATCGACATGGGCGCCGATCCGGCGCGGGTGGTCGTCACCGGCAGCCTCAAGTTCGACTCGCTGGAAGTGCCGGGCACCTCGACCGCTGCGGATCGCGGCCGCAACCGCGTCCTCCGCTACTTCCGCATCGCTCCCTCGCGTCCGGTCCTCATCGCGGCGAGCACGATGAAGGGAGAAGAGGAGCCGATCTTCGAGTCGTTCCAGCGCATCCGCGCGCGTTTGCCGGAGACGCTGCTCATCATCGCGCCGCGCAAGCCCGAGCGATTCGGCGACGTGGAGCAGTTGGCGCGGCAGGGCGGCTGGAAGGTCGCGCGCCGGACCGAGCTCGCGGTCGACGCCGAACCGCGTCAGGACGTCATCGTGCTCGACTCGATCGGCGAGCTGGCGCAGCTCTACCAGGTCGCGACGGCGGTGTTCGTCGGAGGCTCGCTCGTCGATCAGGGCGGGCACAACATCCTCGAGCCGGCGGTGTTCGGCAAGGCCATCGTGTTCGGACCGTACATGCAGAATTTTGCCGAGATCGCGCGCACGTTCATCGAGCACGACGCGGCGATCCAGATCCGTTCCGGCCGCGAGCTGGAGCAGGCGCTGCACGCCCTGCTCACCGACCCGGTGCGCCGCGCCCGGCTCGGCGCGGCGGCGCGGGCGCTGGTCGAAGCCAACCGCGGCGCGCGGGTCAAGACGATGGCGGCGATCGGCCGCGTTCTGCCGCCGCAGGATTCCGGCAACGTGCGGCCGTTCCGGGTGGTCCACTGA
- the lpxK gene encoding tetraacyldisaccharide 4'-kinase: protein MARAYAAAARLRRGFYARRPDLQHMLEHPVISIGNLAAGGRAKTPMAALAAAALRDAGERPSILSRGYARRVHEDGVVVARDPSGIRADLDRTGDEPSMLARTLDGVAVLVSPSRFLAGRLAETQFGCTVHLLDDGFQHFDLYRDADLVVLAPDDLARPVTLPSGHLREPLDVLAAADAVVWLEAGPRDPVHPSGLEQVSKPGRPVWRARRRQGAPTTAAPVLAVAAIASPAAFFRGLRDGGWNVAGELSFRDHYRYTAGDLERICRQASDAGAARIVTTDKDLVRLLPFRPWPVPIEAVPLSIALDDPASFTDWLLSVARRTGRSPRRDANCRGDIGAAAPTGHA, encoded by the coding sequence ATCGCACGCGCCTACGCCGCCGCCGCGCGACTGCGTCGCGGCTTCTACGCCCGGCGCCCCGACCTGCAGCACATGCTCGAACACCCGGTGATCAGTATCGGCAATCTGGCCGCGGGCGGGCGGGCCAAGACGCCGATGGCCGCCTTGGCCGCCGCGGCCCTGCGCGACGCCGGCGAGCGCCCTTCGATCCTCAGCCGCGGCTACGCACGCCGCGTCCACGAAGACGGCGTCGTGGTGGCGCGCGACCCGTCCGGCATCCGCGCCGATCTCGATCGCACAGGCGACGAGCCATCGATGCTGGCGCGGACGCTCGACGGGGTCGCCGTACTGGTGTCGCCCAGCCGCTTCCTGGCCGGCCGGCTGGCCGAGACACAGTTCGGCTGCACGGTGCACCTGCTCGACGACGGCTTTCAGCACTTCGATCTGTATCGCGACGCCGATCTCGTCGTGCTGGCGCCCGACGATCTCGCCCGGCCGGTGACGCTGCCGTCGGGTCACTTGCGCGAGCCGCTCGATGTGCTGGCCGCGGCCGACGCGGTCGTCTGGCTCGAGGCCGGGCCTCGAGACCCGGTCCACCCATCAGGTCTGGAGCAGGTGTCGAAACCCGGCAGACCGGTCTGGCGCGCGCGCCGCCGCCAGGGCGCGCCGACGACCGCCGCGCCGGTGCTGGCCGTCGCCGCGATTGCGTCGCCGGCGGCCTTCTTTCGCGGGCTCCGTGACGGCGGCTGGAACGTGGCCGGCGAGTTGTCGTTCCGCGATCACTATCGGTACACGGCTGGCGACCTCGAACGGATCTGCCGCCAGGCATCCGACGCCGGCGCGGCGCGTATCGTCACCACGGACAAGGATCTGGTACGGCTACTGCCGTTCCGCCCGTGGCCCGTGCCCATCGAGGCGGTACCGCTCTCGATCGCGCTCGACGATCCGGCGTCGTTCACCGACTGGCTGCTGTCGGTGGCGAGACGGACCGGCCGCAGTCCGCGACGGGACGCCAACTGCCGAGGGGACATCGGCGCGGCGGCGCCCACCGGCCACGCATGA
- a CDS encoding lysophospholipid acyltransferase family protein has protein sequence MIALHHRLEYRAVMTARGLARVSPMPLVLAAGTALGWLFGTFDRPHRRLALKNLAAAFPGRPPAERAAIARDMFAHFGRLLMVLLKFSTMTPRQMLARVEFEGAERVTAAHALNRGVLLFTGHFGFWEINALVHALRLHPMAVMARPLDNPLLHDLLEHVRGRTGNSVIYRKGALRRVMRALAANQAVALLIDQHIHTDAVPVDFFNRPAATTTALAALALRTGAPVIPVFALPLPGGRLRMVYEHAVEPPPADDPDAIRQFTQRCTDVLEMYVRRYPGLWLWMHRRWRDADPAMRGMFPAASTED, from the coding sequence ATGATCGCGCTCCATCACCGGCTCGAGTATCGCGCGGTCATGACGGCGCGCGGACTGGCGCGGGTGTCGCCGATGCCGCTGGTGCTGGCCGCCGGCACCGCACTCGGCTGGCTGTTCGGCACGTTCGATCGTCCACACCGCCGCCTGGCGCTCAAGAACCTCGCCGCCGCGTTTCCCGGACGCCCGCCCGCCGAACGCGCCGCCATCGCGCGCGACATGTTCGCGCACTTCGGCCGGCTGCTGATGGTGCTGCTGAAGTTCAGCACCATGACCCCGCGCCAGATGCTTGCGCGGGTCGAGTTCGAAGGGGCCGAACGGGTGACCGCGGCGCATGCGCTCAATCGCGGCGTGCTGCTCTTTACCGGCCACTTCGGATTCTGGGAAATCAACGCGCTGGTGCACGCGCTGCGGCTGCATCCGATGGCCGTGATGGCGCGGCCGCTGGACAATCCGCTGCTGCACGACCTGCTCGAGCACGTCCGCGGCCGGACCGGCAACAGCGTGATCTATCGCAAGGGGGCGCTGCGCCGGGTGATGCGGGCGCTCGCCGCGAACCAGGCGGTGGCGCTCCTGATCGATCAGCACATCCACACCGACGCCGTGCCGGTCGATTTCTTCAACCGTCCGGCCGCGACCACGACCGCGCTGGCGGCGCTGGCGCTGCGCACTGGCGCGCCGGTGATTCCGGTCTTCGCGCTGCCGCTGCCCGGCGGACGGCTGCGGATGGTCTACGAGCACGCGGTCGAGCCGCCGCCCGCCGACGATCCCGATGCCATCCGGCAGTTCACGCAACGCTGCACCGACGTGCTCGAGATGTACGTGCGGCGGTACCCGGGGTTGTGGCTCTGGATGCACCGCCGCTGGCGCGACGCCGATCCGGCCATGCGCGGCATGTTTCCGGCGGCGAGCACGGAAGACTGA
- the waaF gene encoding lipopolysaccharide heptosyltransferase II: MKPIARLIVRAPNWLGDAVMALPALDAVRRAYADCRIVLAARPQIAPLFEEDTPAAPDEILIVNRASETAELRGARADAILLLPNSFGSAWVAQRAGIAERWGFSGGWRGWMLTRPIRRPRGRLHHVDYYLSLARGLGIEVPPVPPRLTARPPTLAAADLLLQRAGLAPGTRPVGFAPGAAYGHAKRWPPDRVAGVIAALARQNVPAVLVGAAADRDTARAIESSLPAGARVVDLVGRTTLRQLVGVIARCSAFVSNDSGAMHLAAALGVPLTAIFGPTDERVTSPGGRADLIVRDVFCRPCLLRECPIDHRCMKRIDVDTVFRSVTGHLA; encoded by the coding sequence ATGAAGCCGATCGCGCGTCTGATCGTCCGCGCACCGAACTGGCTCGGCGACGCCGTGATGGCGCTGCCCGCGCTCGACGCGGTGCGGCGCGCCTACGCGGATTGCCGCATCGTGCTGGCGGCGCGCCCGCAGATCGCACCGCTCTTCGAAGAGGACACGCCGGCGGCGCCCGACGAGATCCTGATCGTCAATCGCGCCAGCGAGACGGCCGAGCTGCGCGGCGCCCGCGCCGATGCGATCTTGTTGCTGCCGAACTCCTTCGGCAGCGCCTGGGTGGCGCAGCGCGCCGGGATTGCCGAGCGCTGGGGTTTCAGCGGCGGCTGGCGCGGCTGGATGCTGACGCGGCCGATCCGGCGCCCGCGGGGGCGCCTGCACCACGTCGACTACTACCTGTCGCTGGCGCGAGGCCTCGGCATCGAGGTGCCGCCGGTGCCGCCGCGGCTCACGGCGCGGCCGCCGACGCTCGCCGCGGCCGACCTCCTGCTCCAGCGCGCCGGCCTCGCGCCGGGCACGCGACCGGTCGGATTTGCCCCCGGTGCGGCCTACGGGCACGCCAAGCGCTGGCCGCCGGATCGTGTCGCCGGAGTGATAGCGGCGCTCGCCCGGCAGAACGTCCCCGCGGTGCTGGTCGGTGCGGCCGCCGATCGCGACACCGCGCGTGCGATAGAATCATCGCTGCCCGCGGGCGCGCGGGTGGTGGATCTGGTCGGCCGCACGACGCTTCGTCAGCTCGTCGGGGTCATCGCCCGCTGCAGCGCGTTTGTCTCGAACGATTCGGGCGCGATGCACCTGGCGGCGGCGCTCGGCGTACCGTTGACGGCCATCTTCGGACCGACCGACGAGCGGGTGACGTCGCCGGGCGGACGTGCCGACCTGATCGTGCGCGACGTGTTCTGCCGGCCGTGCCTGCTCCGCGAGTGTCCCATCGATCATCGCTGCATGAAACGGATTGACGTCGACACCGTGTTCCGCTCGGTCACCGGGCACCTCGCATGA
- a CDS encoding HAD family hydrolase yields the protein MRRAVFLDRDGTLIEESGYLDRLERLVFYPYSVDAVRLLNRAGFAVVVVTNQAGIARGIVEEAFVAEAHRAISGRLAAGLAHVDAYYHCPHYRTGVRAEYVQDCDCRKPRPGMLRRAAADLDLDLARSFVVGDRWHDVGAAKAVGARGVLVRTGLGSREETAPQADLQADAILDTLADAAAWILDQP from the coding sequence ATGAGGCGCGCCGTCTTCCTCGACCGCGACGGCACCCTCATCGAAGAGTCGGGCTATCTCGATCGTCTCGAGCGTCTCGTCTTCTATCCCTATTCGGTCGACGCGGTCCGGCTGCTGAACCGCGCCGGCTTCGCCGTGGTCGTCGTCACCAACCAGGCCGGCATCGCGCGCGGCATCGTCGAGGAAGCGTTCGTGGCCGAGGCGCACCGGGCGATCTCCGGGCGGCTCGCGGCCGGTCTCGCGCACGTCGACGCCTACTACCATTGTCCGCACTACCGGACCGGCGTCCGCGCCGAGTACGTGCAGGACTGCGACTGCCGCAAGCCGCGTCCGGGCATGCTGCGCCGCGCCGCCGCCGATCTCGATCTCGACCTGGCGCGCTCGTTCGTGGTCGGCGATCGATGGCACGACGTCGGGGCGGCGAAGGCGGTCGGCGCCCGCGGCGTCCTCGTCCGCACCGGGCTCGGCAGCCGCGAGGAGACGGCCCCGCAAGCGGATCTGCAGGCCGACGCCATCCTTGACACGCTGGCCGACGCGGCCGCGTGGATTCTCGATCAGCCATGA
- a CDS encoding PfkB family carbohydrate kinase: MTATVNASRLLALVDAIAGRKVVVAGDLLADEFIYGEIARVSREAPVLILNYDSTEVVPGGAGNAAANAAALGGSVRAAGIAGRDETGRRLLSVLKQRRVDVGAVLRPAAYRTPTKTRILAGGIHSAKQQVVRIDRASSATIDARARAAFESAVLRAVRDADALIVSDYGSGLVSPALVAQAKRHTPITVVDSRYALPKFRGMTACTPNESEVEQALGLRIGDQPKALERAGRTLLHLTRAKAVLVTRGSRGMALFERAHPTVHIPIVGSDQIADVTGAGDTVIATLTLALSAGATFVEAAQLANCAGGIVVMKRGTATVSASELRYLISGGSIGRPGA, encoded by the coding sequence ATGACAGCGACAGTCAACGCCTCGCGTCTCCTCGCCCTCGTCGACGCTATTGCCGGGCGCAAGGTCGTCGTCGCCGGCGATCTGCTGGCCGACGAGTTCATCTACGGCGAGATCGCCCGCGTGTCGCGCGAGGCGCCAGTGCTGATTCTCAACTACGACTCGACCGAGGTCGTGCCCGGGGGGGCCGGTAACGCCGCCGCCAACGCCGCCGCGCTCGGCGGGTCGGTGCGCGCGGCCGGTATCGCCGGGCGCGACGAGACCGGGCGGCGGCTGCTCAGCGTGCTCAAACAGCGGAGAGTCGACGTCGGCGCCGTGCTGCGTCCGGCGGCCTATCGCACGCCGACCAAGACGCGCATTCTTGCCGGCGGCATCCACTCCGCCAAGCAGCAGGTCGTGCGTATCGACCGCGCGTCTTCGGCGACGATCGACGCGCGGGCGCGCGCCGCGTTCGAGAGCGCCGTGCTGCGCGCGGTGCGCGACGCCGACGCGCTGATTGTCTCCGACTACGGCAGCGGCCTCGTATCGCCGGCGCTCGTCGCACAGGCCAAGCGGCACACCCCGATCACCGTCGTCGATTCGCGCTATGCGCTGCCGAAGTTCCGCGGCATGACGGCGTGTACCCCGAACGAGTCGGAGGTGGAGCAGGCGCTCGGGCTGAGGATCGGCGACCAGCCGAAGGCGCTCGAGCGGGCCGGACGCACCCTGCTGCACCTGACCCGGGCGAAAGCGGTGCTCGTCACCCGCGGCAGCCGCGGCATGGCGCTGTTCGAGCGGGCGCACCCGACCGTCCACATTCCCATCGTCGGATCCGATCAGATCGCCGACGTCACCGGCGCCGGCGACACGGTGATCGCGACCTTGACCCTGGCGCTGAGCGCCGGCGCCACGTTCGTCGAGGCGGCGCAGCTGGCCAACTGCGCCGGCGGCATCGTGGTCATGAAGCGAGGCACCGCGACGGTGAGCGCGAGCGAGCTCCGGTACCTGATCAGCGGCGGCTCCATCGGCCGTCCCGGCGCCTGA
- a CDS encoding adenylyltransferase/cytidyltransferase family protein produces MGRVVSRDELVAAAAAERRAGRTIAFANGCFDLLHVGHVRYLQAAAAEGDVLVVAVNDDQSVGRLKGAGRPILAAADRAELVAALRGVDYVVVFAEPTVTPLLLAVKPDVHCKGTDYAADTVPERDTVRGYGGRIAIVGDPKDHSTRDLLGRIRASAP; encoded by the coding sequence ATGGGACGCGTGGTGTCGCGCGACGAGCTGGTGGCCGCGGCGGCGGCGGAACGGCGTGCCGGCCGCACCATCGCCTTCGCCAACGGCTGCTTCGACCTCCTGCACGTCGGCCACGTTCGCTATCTGCAGGCCGCCGCCGCCGAAGGGGACGTGCTGGTGGTGGCGGTCAACGACGACCAGTCCGTCGGCCGGCTGAAGGGAGCCGGTCGGCCGATCCTGGCCGCGGCCGACCGCGCCGAGCTGGTGGCGGCGCTGCGCGGCGTCGACTACGTCGTGGTCTTCGCCGAACCGACGGTGACGCCGCTCCTGCTCGCGGTCAAGCCCGACGTGCACTGCAAGGGGACCGACTACGCTGCCGACACGGTCCCCGAGCGCGACACCGTCCGCGGCTATGGCGGACGCATCGCCATCGTCGGCGATCCCAAGGATCACTCGACGCGCGATCTGCTGGGCCGCATCCGGGCCTCCGCTCCATGA